A genomic stretch from Sulfurimonas sediminis includes:
- a CDS encoding MraY family glycosyltransferase, producing the protein MFYVVLFFLSFALTYFIKNYATKKSLVAEVNERSSHSTPIPHGGGIAIAVTWFVGLSYLFLRGEIVSSLYYALMVGVILAVVSYLDDLYELSPKVRLVTQSGVAIGGLVALGGLNSLDFGLFSIENQLIANIIAFVAVLWFINLYNFLDGIDGYAGSEAIFLGVAGFLLFGGEHFLVLIVSVLGFLIWNWHKAKIFMGDVGSTLLGYTVAIFTIYYANEDPVNLWIWIILFGVFWFDATYTLAKRYFNGEKLSVAHKKHIYQRLTQAGFSHDRVVSMAMGMNVILFVLVYAVSRY; encoded by the coding sequence ATGTTTTATGTAGTTTTATTTTTTCTTTCATTTGCACTTACCTATTTCATAAAAAATTATGCGACTAAAAAATCATTGGTTGCTGAGGTAAACGAACGGAGTTCTCACAGCACGCCTATACCTCATGGTGGGGGAATTGCTATAGCTGTTACTTGGTTTGTTGGGTTGAGCTATCTTTTTTTGAGAGGGGAGATTGTTTCCTCTTTGTATTATGCTTTGATGGTGGGGGTTATACTTGCTGTTGTGAGTTATTTGGATGATTTGTATGAACTCTCTCCAAAAGTAAGACTTGTCACACAAAGTGGTGTTGCTATTGGTGGGTTAGTGGCTCTTGGTGGGCTGAACAGTTTAGACTTTGGACTCTTTAGCATTGAAAATCAGCTCATAGCAAACATAATTGCCTTTGTGGCTGTACTCTGGTTTATAAATCTTTATAATTTTTTAGACGGAATTGACGGCTATGCAGGCAGTGAAGCCATTTTTCTCGGAGTTGCCGGTTTTTTACTTTTTGGTGGTGAGCATTTTTTAGTTTTAATTGTTTCGGTTTTGGGTTTTTTGATATGGAACTGGCATAAAGCAAAGATATTTATGGGGGATGTCGGGAGTACTTTGCTTGGGTATACGGTGGCAATTTTTACCATATATTATGCAAATGAAGATCCTGTAAATCTATGGATTTGGATTATTCTTTTTGGAGTTTTTTGGTTTGATGCGACCTATACTTTAGCCAAACGCTACTTCAATGGGGAAAAGCTCTCTGTAGCACATAAAAAGCATATATATCAAAGGCTGACGCAGGCTGGATTTTCCCATGACAGAGTTGTATCTATGGCTATGGGCATGAATGTGATTTTATTTGTCTTAGTGTATGCTGTCAGTCGGTATTGA
- a CDS encoding polysaccharide biosynthesis protein, whose product MQIDKKILNFLVIILLSFITFWWTFFIYHMPFEIEIVASVIVIRMLASRFILRDYSLSWSKASQKTFLIKSVVYITAFFVYLPVFYGKVRFSFLVSELFLYLFSINFLMYAYYYFTNKSKIKKTKSVVIYGAGKAGIKLASELHDSKYKIEYFVDDDKTLHNRSVDSVNILSEQQLKRVMKDKKYDLLVIAMPSVPKERIKTIYDSLSNYFEIIQVLPSLDEILTGKNLAIQLRDLSVEDLLARHPKDLDKEKIKVFIKDKTVLVTGAGGSIGSEICRQCEKYGAKKLILLDHSEYNLYAILEEIQNVDAVAVMQSVVNRDLLEEIFQKHKPQVVIHAAAYKHVPLVESNIYEGIVNNVMGTKNVIDTSIKYGVEKFVMISTDKAVRPTNVMGTTKRICELYAQNSNGQGTDIVAVRFGNVLGSSGSVIPKFKKQIENGGPVTVTHPDITRYFMLIPEACELVLQAGAIGSGGEIFILDMGEPIKIVDLAKKMIDLSGRENIDIVYTGLRPGEKLYEELLIDESDTKTEYESITVAKPTPYNLKKLNEDIEVLLTCNDRLGKLKEIVPEFNHQKNN is encoded by the coding sequence GTGCAAATAGACAAAAAGATCCTCAATTTTTTAGTAATTATATTACTCTCTTTCATTACATTTTGGTGGACATTTTTTATCTATCATATGCCGTTTGAAATTGAGATTGTGGCAAGTGTTATCGTTATTCGTATGCTTGCATCCCGCTTTATACTGCGAGATTACTCGCTTTCGTGGTCAAAAGCTTCGCAAAAAACCTTCCTTATAAAAAGTGTTGTCTATATTACTGCTTTTTTTGTCTATTTGCCTGTATTTTATGGAAAAGTACGTTTTTCTTTTTTGGTATCAGAACTTTTTTTATATCTTTTTAGCATTAACTTCTTAATGTATGCGTATTATTATTTTACCAACAAATCAAAAATAAAGAAGACAAAATCAGTGGTAATTTATGGTGCTGGGAAGGCTGGAATAAAACTGGCATCCGAGCTTCATGATTCTAAGTACAAAATTGAATATTTTGTAGATGATGACAAGACTTTACACAACCGTTCTGTAGACTCTGTTAATATACTTTCTGAACAACAGTTGAAGAGAGTGATGAAAGATAAAAAGTATGATCTGCTTGTTATTGCCATGCCATCTGTCCCAAAAGAGCGTATTAAAACGATATATGATAGTCTTTCAAACTATTTTGAGATTATTCAGGTTTTACCTTCTCTTGATGAAATTTTAACAGGAAAAAATCTTGCAATACAGCTAAGAGATCTCTCTGTAGAAGATTTACTTGCACGCCATCCAAAAGATTTGGATAAAGAAAAGATAAAAGTATTTATAAAAGACAAAACTGTTTTGGTCACAGGTGCCGGTGGGAGCATCGGCAGTGAAATATGTCGTCAGTGTGAAAAATACGGAGCAAAAAAACTGATACTTTTAGACCACAGCGAATACAATTTGTATGCTATTTTGGAAGAGATACAGAATGTGGATGCTGTAGCAGTGATGCAAAGTGTTGTAAACAGAGATCTTTTGGAAGAGATATTTCAAAAGCATAAACCTCAAGTAGTTATTCACGCTGCGGCTTATAAACATGTACCGCTTGTAGAATCAAATATTTATGAAGGCATTGTTAATAATGTTATGGGCACTAAAAATGTCATAGATACATCCATAAAGTACGGTGTAGAAAAATTTGTAATGATATCTACAGACAAGGCAGTACGTCCTACAAATGTTATGGGAACAACCAAGCGTATTTGTGAACTGTATGCACAAAATTCTAATGGACAGGGAACAGACATTGTAGCTGTACGATTTGGAAATGTGCTGGGCTCAAGTGGAAGTGTGATACCGAAGTTTAAAAAGCAGATAGAAAACGGCGGACCTGTAACGGTGACACATCCTGATATTACACGCTATTTTATGCTAATACCAGAAGCATGTGAATTGGTTTTACAAGCAGGTGCTATAGGAAGTGGAGGAGAAATTTTCATACTTGATATGGGTGAACCGATTAAAATAGTTGATTTGGCAAAAAAAATGATTGATCTGAGCGGAAGAGAAAATATTGACATTGTTTATACAGGTTTACGACCGGGTGAAAAACTTTATGAAGAACTTTTAATAGATGAGAGTGATACAAAAACAGAATACGAGTCTATAACCGTGGCAAAGCCAACACCATATAATTTGAAAAAATTAAATGAAGACATAGAAGTATTGCTTACATGTAATGACAGGCTAGGAAAACTCAAAGAGATAGTACCGGAGTTTAATCATCAAAAAAACAATTAA
- a CDS encoding helix-turn-helix domain-containing protein, translating into MAVKESERKYRPYKRLTQEQIELIYKLFEEKMEQRKIARALGVHLRTVQYHLKKTQRI; encoded by the coding sequence ATGGCAGTAAAAGAGAGTGAAAGAAAATACAGACCATATAAACGATTAACACAAGAGCAGATAGAACTTATATATAAACTCTTTGAAGAGAAGATGGAACAAAGGAAGATAGCAAGAGCACTAGGAGTGCACTTACGTACAGTACAATACCATTTAAAAAAAACTCAACGAATATAA
- a CDS encoding IS1 family transposase: MDELYTFIGKKAKRYYLWASIAVTQHGKYFYFYHLSRYKNAGALFEFNQQLPSTDKIYCDGCFSYDKIYGSKASMEKSKITNVIENLNSQIRDKISYLVRRTKAHARSYEWLDNRLAWFFVNKNIGK, from the coding sequence ATGGATGAACTGTATACATTCATAGGTAAAAAGGCAAAAAGATACTATTTATGGGCATCTATAGCTGTTACACAACATGGAAAATATTTCTATTTTTATCATCTCTCAAGATATAAAAATGCAGGAGCACTTTTTGAGTTTAATCAACAACTCCCGTCTACAGATAAAATATACTGTGACGGTTGTTTCTCCTATGATAAGATTTATGGATCTAAAGCAAGTATGGAGAAATCCAAAATAACCAATGTGATTGAAAACCTTAATTCTCAGATAAGAGATAAAATCTCTTATCTTGTTAGAAGAACAAAAGCCCATGCCAGAAGTTATGAGTGGCTTGATAATAGACTTGCCTGGTTCTTTGTTAATAAAAATATTGGTAAATAA
- a CDS encoding ISAs1 family transposase has translation MKLTRTKALLESLKSIPDYRVDTGKIEYPLHEVLFMTLFALIKGNTTFKDIFSWMIYNKDNAILKEIFDKEEITIPSKSTYHRLLINTDNNALEKVFREFFFPFIAQENIAIDGKWLRGSDVNGQYTQERHKAILNILDKDIKIVFAHKFLDKNKSSEITALKEVLNDNIFSNEGQIFSFDALLTQSEILNTIDEQGNRYIAKLKDNQKHLKEKAIKTIEEFNQPTDRVDDEDSYLTENNKRVSRKVEVFQNKSADLVMYHENFQNIQSLIKVTKTLTNAQTGEVTISTQYLMANFKTTAKEFLQKILQHWRVETYHYHLDMLTEEDDHIAYKEPFSIAILRSFTVNLYQLFLNENKDKKVLLTGKTTMADIKRNALYRDDFSVQLIESNYID, from the coding sequence ATCAAATTAACACGCACAAAAGCCTTACTTGAATCGCTAAAAAGTATCCCAGACTATAGAGTAGATACAGGGAAGATAGAATATCCATTGCACGAAGTTCTTTTCATGACACTTTTTGCACTTATCAAAGGAAATACAACTTTTAAGGATATATTTTCATGGATGATATATAACAAAGACAATGCAATACTCAAAGAGATTTTTGATAAAGAAGAGATAACGATTCCTTCCAAATCAACATATCATCGTTTATTGATAAACACAGATAATAATGCTTTGGAAAAAGTATTTAGAGAGTTCTTTTTTCCATTCATTGCACAAGAAAATATTGCTATTGACGGGAAGTGGCTGAGAGGTAGCGACGTGAATGGTCAATACACACAGGAAAGACATAAAGCAATACTAAATATCTTGGATAAAGATATAAAAATAGTGTTTGCTCACAAGTTTTTAGATAAAAATAAGAGTAGCGAAATTACTGCACTCAAAGAGGTTTTAAACGATAATATTTTTAGCAATGAAGGACAGATATTTTCCTTTGATGCACTGCTTACTCAATCAGAGATTCTCAACACTATTGATGAGCAAGGTAACAGATATATAGCAAAACTCAAAGATAACCAGAAACACCTCAAAGAGAAAGCTATAAAGACCATAGAAGAGTTTAATCAGCCTACAGATAGAGTTGATGATGAAGATAGCTATTTAACTGAAAACAACAAAAGAGTCTCTCGAAAAGTAGAAGTTTTTCAAAATAAAAGTGCTGATTTAGTTATGTATCATGAGAACTTTCAAAATATTCAATCACTCATTAAAGTGACGAAAACATTAACAAATGCACAGACTGGTGAAGTTACAATTTCAACTCAATATTTAATGGCTAACTTTAAAACAACTGCAAAAGAGTTTCTTCAAAAGATACTGCAACATTGGAGAGTGGAAACATATCACTATCACTTAGATATGCTTACTGAAGAAGATGACCATATAGCATATAAAGAGCCTTTCTCTATAGCTATTCTTAGAAGTTTTACTGTTAATCTTTATCAGTTGTTTTTAAATGAGAACAAAGATAAAAAGGTACTCCTAACCGGTAAAACTACAATGGCAGATATTAAAAGAAATGCTCTTTATCGTGATGATTTTAGTGTTCAATTGATTGAATCAAACTATATTGATTAA
- a CDS encoding transposase family protein yields MKLTRTKALLESLKSIPDYRVDTGKIEYPLHEVLFMTLFALIKGNTTFKDIFSWMIYNKDNAILKEIFDKEEITIPSKSTYHRLLINTDNNALEKVFREFFFPFIAQENIAIDGKWLRGSDVNGQYTQERHKAILNILDKDIKIVFAHKFLDKNKSSEITALKEVLNDNFLAMKDRYFPLMHCLLNQRFSTLLMSKVTDI; encoded by the coding sequence ATCAAATTAACACGCACAAAAGCCTTACTTGAATCGCTAAAAAGTATCCCAGACTATAGAGTAGATACAGGGAAGATAGAATATCCATTGCACGAAGTTCTTTTCATGACACTTTTTGCACTTATCAAAGGAAATACAACTTTTAAGGATATATTTTCATGGATGATATATAACAAAGACAATGCAATACTCAAAGAGATTTTTGATAAAGAAGAGATAACGATTCCTTCCAAATCAACATATCATCGTTTATTGATAAACACAGATAATAATGCTTTGGAAAAAGTATTTAGAGAGTTCTTTTTTCCATTCATTGCACAAGAAAATATTGCTATTGACGGGAAGTGGCTGAGAGGTAGCGACGTGAATGGTCAATACACACAGGAAAGACATAAAGCAATACTAAATATCTTGGATAAAGATATAAAAATAGTGTTTGCTCACAAGTTTTTAGATAAAAATAAGAGTAGCGAAATTACTGCACTCAAAGAGGTTTTAAACGATAATTTTTTAGCAATGAAGGACAGATATTTTCCTTTGATGCACTGCTTACTCAATCAGAGATTCTCAACACTATTGATGAGCAAGGTAACAGATATATAG
- a CDS encoding STT3 domain-containing protein produces MTNTSHETKRTLLYIFIAFAFSIFMRLIWVYNFNGYAPFYFNGQFMINTNDGYFWAEGARDLLSGTLTNPDAKEYLDKFHQLHDLSPVSSAASQLTAFFAKILPFSFESVIFYLPVFLSSLVVVPIILIAKALKNLEMGLIAALLASIAWSYYNRTMAGYYDTDMLNIVLPMFLLWSIIWAIKTNKDIYLLFTALDILVYRWWYPQSYSLEFAFFGLILFYTLVFDRKNVFNYKLLAMMMFAMMNTDGLTRLGAIFTLFYIFKQEKFDKYIYYILGLSIFAFFVTGGFSPIWSQLKGYVFRESVSTGAKGLGLHFFTVMQTVREAGHIPFETFANRISGNTVTFVIALFGYMYLLYKHRIMLFSLPLVGLGFLAYVGGLRFTIYAVPILAFGIAFLITQIALKMPTQKLKVLSMIALTLLILYPNYKHIEAYKVPTVFNADEVKVLTALGKKANREDYVVSWWDYGYPIRYYADVKTLADGGKHSGSVNFPISFMLTHTQEEAAQMARLDVEYTEKTYDYIAKNKKQIEDKNLTVFSNIEQMTKDYGYKDTNKFLKSLQSDIKLPQKTRDIYFYLPFRMINIYPTVTLFSNLNLMNGAKRKQPFFFISRNFKDTGAKIQLAQNIFLDKRTSMLTIGKQTLPIRRFVVTKYDKNMHLHKDVKLINLSSNISVIYMADYRTFLIVDEKTYNSLYIQLMVLENYNKKLFEPVILTPQAKVYKLKI; encoded by the coding sequence TTGACTAACACTTCACACGAAACAAAACGAACACTTCTTTATATTTTCATAGCTTTTGCTTTTTCTATTTTTATGCGTCTTATTTGGGTATATAATTTTAACGGCTATGCACCGTTTTATTTTAACGGTCAATTTATGATAAATACCAATGATGGCTATTTTTGGGCGGAAGGTGCGAGGGATCTGCTCTCGGGAACTCTGACGAATCCTGATGCAAAAGAGTACCTCGATAAATTTCATCAGTTACATGACTTGTCTCCTGTTTCTTCTGCTGCCTCGCAACTTACAGCATTTTTTGCAAAGATTCTGCCTTTTTCTTTTGAGAGTGTTATCTTTTATTTGCCGGTGTTTTTGAGTTCACTTGTTGTCGTTCCAATTATCTTGATAGCCAAAGCACTCAAAAATTTAGAAATGGGATTAATTGCCGCACTTTTGGCATCAATTGCATGGAGTTACTATAACCGCACCATGGCAGGGTATTATGATACTGATATGCTCAATATTGTACTGCCAATGTTTTTGCTTTGGTCTATTATTTGGGCGATTAAGACAAATAAAGATATATATTTACTTTTTACTGCTTTGGATATTTTAGTTTATAGATGGTGGTACCCACAATCTTACTCTTTAGAATTTGCATTTTTTGGATTAATCCTTTTTTATACGCTAGTGTTTGATCGAAAAAATGTATTTAATTACAAACTACTGGCGATGATGATGTTTGCCATGATGAACACAGATGGACTTACTCGTCTTGGTGCTATTTTTACTCTATTCTACATTTTTAAACAAGAAAAATTTGATAAGTATATTTATTATATTTTAGGTCTATCAATCTTTGCTTTTTTTGTAACAGGTGGATTTTCTCCAATTTGGTCTCAGTTAAAAGGTTATGTTTTTAGAGAGAGTGTTAGTACGGGGGCTAAAGGACTGGGGCTTCACTTTTTCACGGTAATGCAAACGGTGCGAGAAGCAGGGCATATTCCATTTGAAACCTTTGCCAATCGAATCAGCGGAAATACTGTTACCTTTGTGATTGCCTTGTTTGGTTACATGTATCTGCTCTATAAACACCGAATTATGCTCTTTTCGCTGCCTCTTGTCGGGCTTGGATTTTTAGCCTATGTCGGCGGACTTCGTTTTACTATTTATGCCGTACCGATTTTGGCTTTTGGCATTGCCTTTTTAATTACGCAAATTGCTTTAAAAATGCCTACGCAGAAGTTGAAAGTTTTAAGTATGATTGCTTTGACTTTACTGATACTCTATCCAAATTATAAACATATAGAAGCGTATAAAGTACCTACTGTTTTTAATGCGGATGAAGTGAAAGTTTTAACTGCTTTGGGAAAAAAAGCTAATCGTGAAGATTATGTTGTCTCATGGTGGGATTATGGGTATCCGATTCGTTATTATGCTGATGTTAAAACATTGGCTGATGGCGGAAAACATAGTGGAAGTGTAAATTTTCCTATAAGTTTTATGTTAACTCATACACAAGAAGAGGCTGCACAGATGGCGCGTCTTGATGTGGAGTATACTGAAAAAACATACGACTATATAGCAAAAAACAAAAAACAGATAGAAGATAAAAATCTCACAGTTTTTTCAAATATTGAACAGATGACAAAAGATTACGGGTACAAAGATACAAACAAATTTTTAAAGAGCTTGCAGTCTGATATTAAACTGCCGCAAAAAACGAGAGACATCTATTTTTATCTTCCTTTTAGAATGATAAACATTTATCCGACTGTCACACTTTTCTCAAATTTGAATTTAATGAACGGAGCCAAAAGAAAACAGCCGTTCTTTTTCATATCCCGAAACTTTAAAGATACCGGAGCAAAAATCCAGTTGGCTCAAAATATTTTTTTAGACAAAAGAACTTCGATGCTTACCATAGGAAAGCAGACATTGCCTATCAGAAGATTTGTAGTGACAAAATATGATAAAAACATGCACCTGCATAAAGATGTGAAATTAATTAACCTTTCATCAAATATCAGTGTTATATATATGGCGGACTACAGAACCTTTTTAATTGTTGATGAAAAAACGTATAATTCACTTTATATACAACTGATGGTACTGGAGAATTACAATAAAAAACTCTTTGAACCTGTGATACTAACACCACAGGCTAAAGTGTATAAGTTGAAAATATAA
- a CDS encoding UTP--glucose-1-phosphate uridylyltransferase — translation MQTTIRKCLFPAAGYGTRFLPATKAIPKEMLPVLTKPLLQYGVEEAIEAGLTTMAIVTGRGKRAIEDHFDVSYELEHQIKGTAKESYLQEIRNVITTCTFSYTRQVEMKGLGHAILTGETLIGKEPFAVILADDLCDNEGAGVLAQMVKLYEKYKCSIVAVEEVPYEDTNKYGVVAIEEQPALKYGFQENELSEDESGEKELNERRSPDFSLGDNAFKIIDMVEKPEPKDAPSNLAIIGRYILTPDIFNILRTTKPGKGGEIQITDALLQQAKQGRVIAYKFQGKRFDCGSVDGFVAATNYFYNKSRS, via the coding sequence TTGCAAACAACAATCAGAAAATGTCTTTTTCCGGCAGCAGGCTACGGAACAAGATTTTTACCGGCTACAAAAGCGATACCAAAGGAGATGCTCCCTGTTCTTACAAAACCACTACTCCAGTATGGGGTAGAAGAGGCTATAGAAGCAGGGCTGACTACTATGGCAATAGTTACTGGGCGTGGGAAGCGTGCAATTGAAGATCATTTTGATGTTTCTTATGAACTTGAGCATCAAATTAAAGGGACCGCAAAAGAGAGTTATTTACAAGAGATAAGAAATGTAATAACGACTTGCACTTTTTCCTATACACGACAAGTTGAGATGAAAGGGCTTGGGCATGCTATTTTGACCGGTGAGACACTTATAGGAAAAGAGCCTTTTGCTGTTATACTTGCAGATGATTTGTGTGACAATGAGGGTGCGGGTGTTTTAGCACAGATGGTAAAACTTTATGAAAAATATAAGTGTTCTATCGTTGCTGTTGAAGAAGTGCCTTATGAAGATACCAATAAATATGGTGTTGTGGCTATAGAAGAGCAGCCCGCACTAAAGTACGGGTTCCAAGAAAACGAATTGAGTGAAGATGAGTCGGGTGAAAAGGAGTTAAATGAGAGACGGAGCCCAGACTTTAGTCTGGGCGATAACGCTTTTAAAATTATAGATATGGTAGAAAAACCAGAACCAAAAGATGCCCCTTCAAACTTAGCCATCATAGGTAGATACATTCTGACTCCGGACATATTTAATATTTTACGTACAACAAAACCGGGCAAAGGCGGAGAGATCCAAATCACAGATGCTTTGCTGCAACAGGCAAAACAGGGCAGAGTGATTGCTTATAAATTTCAGGGAAAACGCTTTGACTGTGGAAGTGTTGATGGTTTTGTTGCAGCTACAAATTATTTTTACAATAAGAGCCGTTCATGA
- a CDS encoding glucose-6-phosphate isomerase (catalyzes the formation of D-fructose 6-phosphate from D-glucose 6-phosphate): protein MNYSHNFNPTISDEDIFDEIVKEKSSIGYYTLPLQDASAYKEYAKTVRQTNIVVIGIGGSTLGTYAIYKFLKHSKDLRKKLFFLETTDPIDIKSKIENIDLEDTLFIVISKSGTTLETIALFKYINSLVTCNKENTVIVSENDSKLSDYARMHSMKIFEIPKNVGGRFSVFCAVGLLPLAIVGIDIDALLGGAKKVHDEFFYVDAQQPALKYGFQSISETATSVPLYNDEIDNISETATSVPLHNNDKANISGTGTSVPADNGINTKQRLLKKARFLVEYKYNFNINVVFSYSSRLEGFNKWYIQLWGESLGKIDINNTRQGLTPIGIIGPIDQHSFLQLIIEGRRDKTVTVIKVENFDNDLKIPDVKLEGLEELQYLNNIPFSALINKQADATIESINNQKDIPCDVITIDGVCESAIAALMYEYELLTSLCAKLMYIDAYNQPGVENGKIILKKKLKQDRNDDSFYMLQSGKNI from the coding sequence ATGAACTATAGTCATAATTTTAATCCGACTATCTCAGATGAAGATATTTTTGATGAAATTGTAAAAGAGAAGAGTTCTATTGGCTATTATACACTGCCACTTCAAGATGCATCTGCTTATAAAGAGTATGCCAAAACAGTGAGACAAACCAACATAGTCGTTATCGGTATCGGCGGCAGTACCCTTGGCACCTACGCTATTTATAAATTTTTAAAACATTCAAAAGATCTGAGAAAAAAACTTTTTTTTCTTGAAACTACAGACCCTATTGATATAAAGTCTAAGATTGAAAATATTGATTTGGAAGATACACTTTTTATAGTGATTTCAAAATCCGGGACAACTTTGGAAACAATAGCCTTGTTTAAGTATATAAACTCTTTGGTTACATGTAATAAAGAAAATACCGTGATTGTCAGTGAGAACGATTCCAAATTGAGTGATTATGCCCGTATGCACAGTATGAAAATTTTTGAGATTCCGAAAAATGTCGGAGGACGCTTTTCTGTGTTTTGTGCAGTGGGTTTGCTTCCTTTGGCAATAGTGGGGATAGATATAGATGCACTGTTAGGCGGTGCAAAAAAAGTACATGACGAGTTTTTTTATGTAGATGCCCAACAGCCCGCACTAAAGTACGGGTTCCAGAGTATTTCTGAAACCGCTACTTCAGTTCCTCTGTACAATGATGAAATTGACAATATTTCTGAAACTGCTACTTCAGTTCCTCTGCACAATAATGACAAAGCTAATATCTCCGGAACCGGTACTTCAGTGCCGGCTGACAATGGCATAAATACTAAACAACGCCTCTTAAAAAAAGCCCGGTTTTTAGTCGAATACAAATACAACTTTAACATAAATGTAGTCTTTTCCTACTCCTCACGCCTTGAGGGTTTCAACAAGTGGTATATTCAGCTTTGGGGAGAAAGTCTTGGGAAAATTGATATAAACAATACACGTCAGGGATTGACACCTATCGGTATTATCGGTCCGATTGATCAGCACTCGTTTTTACAGCTTATCATCGAAGGCAGGCGAGATAAAACGGTCACTGTCATCAAGGTGGAAAATTTTGACAATGATCTGAAAATTCCGGATGTAAAACTAGAAGGGCTTGAAGAGTTACAATACCTCAATAATATACCTTTTTCCGCATTGATAAACAAACAGGCGGATGCAACGATAGAATCAATAAACAACCAAAAAGACATCCCGTGTGATGTGATAACAATAGACGGTGTTTGTGAAAGTGCCATTGCCGCTTTAATGTATGAATATGAACTGTTGACTTCCCTGTGTGCAAAATTGATGTATATTGATGCCTACAATCAACCCGGTGTTGAAAACGGCAAAATTATTTTGAAAAAGAAATTGAAACAAGACAGAAATGATGACAGCTTTTATATGCTACAATCAGGAAAAAATATTTGA